The following are encoded together in the Strongyloides ratti genome assembly S_ratti_ED321, chromosome : 2 genome:
- a CDS encoding Ceramide kinase → MLMDNQVGSSDRTPLTTAIGIDSHSSEINQVLNVETLVEPTPGTPATSPLPKIETMRTTIKSTDGQNHEMELDTNNNLIIFRLLNKKNGYTDISMTLNLSEVLCVRNKRIPMKKSKGLPFNVVDDQQSSPETPNSLFLYYAHKINVYKWRVREIIALFPTSGEKKAWVKLLTENLKQLPERPKKLVIFVNPFGGKGKAKKIYDTKVEPFFKMVGIECNVILTERANHAFDLLQQFGNDPWETMDGVVSVGGDGLFNEVLCSTVMRAQKESGKNIADINVDSLTTPRMRFGIIGAGSANSIVSTVHGIDDVPTAAIHIAIGSQCTVDVCTVHEDDKLLRISANAISYGWLGDVLSDSENYRWMGPIRYQWSALRTTAKNPSYRGMIKFKLNENNYSSNEEQMSPSQQNIGKNNSNQEKARLTTTLSVRENLARLPKCSEPCKLCETGESDPSYPYHLTADFSHIICAVIPCVSPFTPYGIAPYAGINDGSMDLAMIPKVSRINNLDIMRKVAMYGGRDIIPSVHDLHAFRVSKFSFTPGKLLVENDTENKQEYKQGSWNLDGEIMVQPEDKTLHFRLHPRLINYFGRCTDLTDPRYKICFCCHKVEKKSNIILLENDN, encoded by the exons ATGT taatgGATAATCAAGTAGGATCGTCAGATCGTACACCATTAACAACAGCTATTGGAATAGATAGTCATTCTTCAGAAATTAATCAAGTTTTAAATGTAGAAACATTAGTAGAACCAACACCTGGAACACCAGCTACTTCACCTTTACCAAAAATTGAAACAATGAGGACAACAATAAAAAGTACTGATGGTCAAAATCATGAAATGGAGTTagatacaaataataatttaattatttttagactTTTAAA taaaaaaaatggatatACAGATATTTCAATGACATTAAATTTGAGTGAAGTTTTATGTGTTAGAAATAAGCGTATACCTATGAAAAAAAGTAAAGGGTTACCATTTAATGTTGTTGATGATCAACAATCATCCCCTGAAACTCCAAATtcattgtttttatattatgcgcataaaataaatgtttataaatgGAGAGTAAGAGAAATAATTGCCCTTTTTCCTACATCTGGTGAAAAAAAAGCTTGggttaaattattaacagaaaatttaaaacaattaccAGAAAGACCAAAAAAACTTGTTATATTTGTTAATCCTTTTGGAGGAAAAGgaaaagcaaaaaaaatttatgatactAAAGTTGaaccattttttaaaatggtTGGAATTGAATGTAATGTTATATTAACTGAAAGGGCAAATCATGCATTTGATCTTTTACAACAATTTGGAAATGATCCATGGGAAACAATGGATGGAGTTGTATCTGTTGGGGGAGATGGTCTTTTTAATGAAGTATTGTGTTCAACAGTAATGAGAGCTCAAAAAGAGAGTGGAAAAAATATTGCAGATATTAATGTTGATAGTCTAACGACTCCTCGAATGAGATTTGGTATTATAGGAGCTGGATCTGCTAATTCAATTGTTTCTACAGTCCATGGTATTGATGATGTTCCTACAGCTGCAATACATATTGCTATTGGAAGTCAATGTACAGTTGATGTTTGTACTGTTCATGAAGATGATAAACTTTTACGTATATCTGCAAATGCTATTTCATATGGTTGGTTAGGTGATGTTTTAAGTGACTCTGAAAATTATCGTTGGATGGGACCAATAAGATATCAATGGTCAGCATTACGTACAACAGCCAAAAATCCATCATATAGAGGaatgattaaatttaaacttaatgaaaataattattcatcAAATGAAGAACAAATGTCTCCTTCACAGCAAAATAttggaaaaaataattctaatcAAGAAAAAGCAAGACTTACTACAACATTAAGTGTTAGAGAAAACTTAGCTAGATTACCTAAATGTAGCGAACCATGTAAATTATGTGAAACTGGTGAATCTGATCCTAGTTATCCTTATCATCTCACTGCTGATTTTTCGCACATAATTTGTGCTGTAATTCCTTGTGTTTCACCATTTACACCTTATGGTATTGCACCATATGCAGGTATAAATGATGGTTCAATGGATTTAGCAATGATACCAAAAGTTTCAAGGATTAATAATTTAGACATAATGCGTAAAGTTGCCATGTATGGTGGACGTGATATAATACCATCAGTCCATGATCTTCATGCATTCCGTGtttcaaaattttcatttacaCCAGGAAAATTATTGGTAGAAAATGATACAGAAAATAAACAAGAATATAAACAGGGATCATGGAATTTAGATGGTGAAATTATGGTTCAACCAGAAGATAAGACACTTCATTTTCGCTTACATCCTAggttaataaattattttggaCGTTGTACTGATTTAACTGATCCTCGTTACAAAATATGCTTTTGTTGTCATAAAGTAGAAAAAAAGTCAAATATAATTCTTCTGGAAAATGAtaactaa
- a CDS encoding Transcription factor AP-4 has translation MQVLNIHEPLPSNEKCHNEEKESSKISDCINQINDFEDDENSSQGNSRSHSVRSGSGGNGSSTPNTPSGNGSNDNNETTQSDRRMRREIANCNERRRMQSINDGFQALRALLPRKYGEKMSKASILQQTAELIHNLQAEKDRLSQENEALIQTNANIYKKKEQDEISHEAHLCKELELIKQSHHQKVAEYEQRLQEILTMYRDEQKLRQFFEQEYVANRKLHDTHLARIQLLQEKIPGILESNNIQNGQQLISQLAVTSCSNSTPIDITQSVQNQISQHGNLINYTSQNGNYRNAIFNNIDINQLNQINLQTNNSPIHNSPSNSLPHSEYKLTLSDVNMISQNHLTTIPATQSLSLQNGASVTSTRDVIQPGSHQNLYAILEAIRQIEKSKVPVSSSSTTPNSSKSDVLVR, from the exons ATGCAGGTATTAAATATTCACGAGCCATTGCCTTCTAATGAAAAATGTCATAATGAAGAGAAAGAATCTTCAAAAATATCTGATTGTATAAATCAGATAAATGATTTTGAAGATGATGAAAATTCTTCACAAGGTAATAGTCGTAG TCATTCTGTTCGTTCTGGATCTGGTGGAAATGGATCAAGTACTCCAAATACTCCTTCAGGCAATGGttcaaatgataataatgaaacGACACAAAGTGATCGCAGAATGCGTCGTGAAATTGCCAATTGCAATGAACGTAGGAGAATGCAATCTATTAATGATGGATTTCAAGCTCTACGAGCATTACTGCCTCGAAAATATGGGGAAAAAATGTCTAAAGCTTCAATTCTTCAACAAACTGCAGAATTAATTCATAATTTACAGGCAGAAAAAGATAGATTATCACAAGAAAATGAGGCATTAATTCAAACTAATgctaatatttataaaaaaaaagaacaagATGAAATAAGTCATGAAGCACATTTATGTAAAGAACTTGAATTGATAAAACAAAGTCATCATCAAAAAGTTGCAGAATATGAACAAAGACTTCAAGAAATTTTGACAATGTATCGAGATGAACAAAAATTGAGACAATTTTTTGAACAAGAATATGTTGCTAATAGAAAATTACATGATACACATCTTGCAAGAATTCAATTACTGCAAGAAAAAATTCCTGGAATTTTagaaagtaataatattcaaaatgGGCAACAACTTATTTCACAATTAGCTGTAACATCATGTTCCAATTCAACACCTATTGATATTACTCAATCTGTTCAAAATCAAATTTCACAGCATGGAAATCTTATTAATTATACATCACAGAATGGAAATTATAGAAAtgcaatttttaataatattgatataaatcAATTAAATCAAATTAATTTGCAAACAAACAATAGTCCTATTCATAATTCACCATCAAATTCTCTTCCTCATTCtgaatataaattaactttatCAGATGTTAATATGATATCTCAAAATCATCTTACAACAATTCCTGCAACTCAATCATTATCACTTCAAAATGGAGCATCTGTTACCTCAACTAGAGATGTTATTCAACCAGGTTCACATCAAAATTTGTATGCTATTTTAGAAGCAATCAGACAAATTGAAAAAAGTAAAGTGCCCGTTTCTTCATCATCAACAACCCCAAATTCATCAAAATCTGATGTGTTGGTTCGCTAA
- a CDS encoding G protein-coupled receptor, rhodopsin-like family and GPCR, rhodopsin-like, 7TM domain and 7TM GPCR, olfactory receptor/chemoreceptor Srsx family-containing protein, which translates to MSNTTLSIPTKGLVSSFMIYGTLTISVFGFIGNLLILLITIKTKILRNRCNYLIGLLAFSDCVICIYLVHLRIFMIYDIYLIKNSLCFYTSLYGLVFLNFQAGLNLVIGLDRFIAIKYPFHYNRIDNKFYFSTVFVFILFYTIIIIGIGFYYSSNVVVTPVCMPPTAYNSYSRMIWILSNIIISIFVIVIFFFTWIALRKSLKSMATSSEKSNLQQIERVLSSLIIIIGVYSCTWVLTILALLVTQIFPSNRNLVKTIEQQLAWLVIINASTSFPIYMLRTKDYRNAFISMICFKKEENISKIVIIKHKSQIGST; encoded by the exons ATGTCAAATACAACTTTGTCAATTCCTACCAAAGGTTTGGTTTCATCATTCATGATTTATGGAACTCTTACAATCAGTGTTTTTGGATTTATtggtaatttattaattttacttattacaataaaaacaaaaattttaagaaatcgTTGTAACTATTTAATTGGATTGCTTGCTTTTAGTGATTGTGtcatttgtatatatttg gTTCATCTTcgtatttttatgatatatgatatatatttgataaaaaattctcTCTGTTTTTATACATCTTTATATGgtttagtatttttaaattttcaagcAGGTTTAAATTTAGTTATTGGATTAGATAGATTTATTGCAATTAAATATCCATTTCATTACAATAGAATTGATAACAAATTTTACTTTTCAACAgtttttgtatttatattattttatacaataattattattggCATAGGGTTTTATTATTCAAGTAATGTAGTAGTCACACCTGTTTGTATGCCACCAACTGCTTATAATAGTTATAGTAGAATGATATggattttatcaaatattatcatttctatatttgttattgtaattttttttttcacatgGATTGCTTTACgaaaatctttaaaaa gtATGGCTACAAGTTCtgaaaaaagtaatttacaGCAAATAGAACGTGTTCTATCATCATTAATCATAATAATTGGAGTTTATTCTTGTACATGGGTATTAACAATTTTGGCATTACTTGTAACACAAATTTTTCCATCTAATAGAAATTTAGTTAAAACAATTGAACAACAATTAGCATGGttagttattataaatgCTAGTACATCTTTTCCAATATACATGTTAAGAACAAAAGATTATAGAAATGCTTTTATATCAAtgatttgttttaaaaaagaggaaaatataagtaaaattgttattattaaacataaaaGTCAAATAGGTTCtacttaa
- a CDS encoding Transthyretin-like family-containing protein, which produces MKIYFFTILPFLFVYVGSFGIGIQQSAGVKGTLLCNGKPYANVKVKLYDDDMGIDTDDFMSEGKSDSLGRFAVAGYAYEFGTIDPKINIYHDCNDEIMPCQRKITVFIPKKYVSKGETPESYYDAGNIELAGEFKGEERDCIH; this is translated from the exons atgaaaatatatttcttcactattttaccatttttatttgtttatgtTGGTAGCTTTGGTATTGGAATACAACAGTCAGCAGGTGTTAAAGGCACTTTATTATGCAATGGAAAGCCATATGCAAATGTgaaagtaaaattatatgatgATGATATGGGTATTGATACAGATGATTTTATGTCAGAAGGAAAAAGTGATTCTTTGGGTAGATTTGCTGTAGCAG GATACGCATATGAATTcg GTACCATTGAcccaaaaataaatatttatcatgattgtaatgatgaaattatg cCGTGTCAAAGAAAAATTACAGTCTTTATtccaaaaaaatatgtttcaAAAGGTGAAACACCAGAATCATACTATGATGCAGGAAATATAGAACTTGCTGGAGAATTTAAAGGTGAAGAAAGAGATTGTATACattaa
- a CDS encoding Chromodomain-helicase-DNA-binding protein 1: MYCERDSSSGSSTQEDNNYYNRKFRSFSSSDDDVSVDSLVNQDKSSYKSSSRDSDNDSEEIISIPKKRSRKLSNETLELLKQENLLRRSSRARNNKKPNMYSEIDSGEEIKTKEYLKKRRNNSFDSEKLLDDSDGNSSISGSSDTDYERTSKRNLSRKHHTVRNSHVTRQAALPSKKRTVNYKDDSGSDLHDSDVLEWEYEEEDNTRDNSTTLQLDPNAETVEKVMNHRYGIKGATGSETTCYNVEEKGDPNSAANTVDKSELELQFLIKWVSWSHIHNTWESEASLKQSGAKGLKKVENYIKKQKEIDEWLEKADKEYIEYYDCEQEMNRELYDQYRHVERVIAHQVSREKEEQGIKAYEYLIKWCSLSYSECSWESEDLIKRYALKQVEEYHKRMDSTKIPSKSSNVLKKRPKFVKQEGMLDFLREPGNTEQELRDYQLEGVNWMLHAWCKGNSCILADEMGLGKTIQTISFTSVLFHVHQLYGPFLFIVPLSTMGAWYDSFIHWGHDMNVVTYMGDVTSREIIRQYELFVPGTKKLRVNGVLTTYEILLKDKSFLSTFQWALLAVDEAHRLKNDESLLYTCLNNFSTNHRLLITGTPLQNSLKELWSLLHFISPNDFYSWPDFETAHKNVDHQGISSLHKKLEPYLLRRVKKDVEKSIPLKVEQILRVEMTRSQKQFYKWILTKNYKELSKGVKGSFSGFVNLMMELKKCCNHSSLVKDYDYIENDPKLRLQQLLKCSGKLILLDKLLCRLKETGSRVLIFSQMVMMLDILQEYLKLRRFQCQRLDGSMRSDLRKQALDHFNAPGSTDFCFLLSTRAGGLGINLATANTVIIFDSDWNPQNDLQAMCRAHRIGQKKQVNIYRLVSKGTVEEEIVERAKQKLVLDHLVIQRMDTTGKTILSKNAVSGSNKSIPFDKNELNAILKFGAAELFKEENEDGEEPEVDIDTILQGAETRLCEQEAKDNDLLSAFKYANFAIDEEKDLALVNEQSLDFKDWSEIIPEADRKAIEAEEHKENVISGVRQRIKIHDTKFFLDDGDKKKYSSDSESDDDRKRKNFKKPKVLLGFTEAEVKKFVKSLRKFGRPLERISGIAEDAELEDHSQIEITELAKEILRLCNEITMNHSKSSSDNGSSLKKKNDKEVLKIANLEIPVRPLLKSLADLEILHVAINHHLSLGGIFEEFKICGKLKSQVSWDVPWNHSDDNALIRGVYKHGMGNWDAIKMDPDLGLTEKIYLKDKIKKPQPKHLHARAEAILKHINRVDNEKTHHKKVVNSTSTSGSTNFNQKIKKHGNHDESKSSKHTKHEKHHDQKAYLKSSKNMAIKYELDNDKYSHDLIDKKGKAFTKCVEILKPVSKYITKLLKSKDDEEDKGLKYLLKLGDHITGAIKNFEESKKSQEYIEKWFNYLWIFLSSFIPGSDSSSLYLKYLSLSSNSVISGHHKASHHHYHSHDKDKKDHDNSLGSKRPHSKVIYYKKKN; the protein is encoded by the exons ATGTATTGTGAGAGAGATTCTAGTAGCGGAAGCAGTACGCAAgaagataataattattataataggAAATTTAGAAGTTTTTCAAGTTCAGATGACGATGTTTCTGTTGATTCCCTTGTAAATCAAGATAAAAGCTCATATAAATCATCAAGTAGAG ATTCAGATAATGATTCAGAAGAAATTATATCTATTCCAAAGAAACGGTCTAGGAAATTGTCAAATGAAACATTGGAACTTTTAAAACAGGAGAATCTTCTTCGTCGCAGTAGTAGGGCgcgaaataataaaaaacctAATATGTATTCTGAGATTGATAGTGGAgaagaaattaaaacaaaagaatatttaaaaaaaaggagaaataattcttttgatAGTGAAAAACTTTTAGATGATAGTGATGGAAATTCCAGTATTAGTGGATCTAGTGATACTGATTATGAAAGAACTTCTAAACGAAATTTATCTAGAAAGCATCACACAGTAAGGAATTCCCATGTAACAAGGCAAGCAGCTTTACCAAGTAAAAAACGGACTGTTAATTATAAAGATGATTCTGGATCAGATCTTCATGATAGCGATGTTTTAGAATGGGAATATGAAGAAGAAGATAATACTAGAGATAACTCTACTACACTTCAATTAGATCCAAATGCTGAAACTGTTGAAAAGGTTATGAATCATAGATACGGTATAAAAGGTGCTACGGGATCAGAAACTACTTGTTATAATGTAGAAGAAAAAGGTGATCCTAATTCAGCTGCGAATACAGTTGATAAATCTGAATTAGAATTacaatttctaataaaatggGTTTCATGGAGTCATATACATAATACGTGGGAATCTGAGGCTTCATTAAAACAATCAGGGGCTAAAGGGCTCAAAAAAGTTGagaattatattaaaaaacaaaaagaaattgatGAATGGTTAGAAAAAGCTGATAAAGAATATATCGAATATTATGATTGTGAACAAGAGATGAATCGTGAATTATATGATCAATACAGGCATGTTGAACGTGTTATTGCTCATCAAGTTTCTAGAGAAAAAGAAGAACAAGGTATAAAGGCATATGAATATCTTATTAAATGGTGTTCATTGTCTTATAGTGAATGTTCCTGGGAATCAgaagatttaataaaaagatatgcATTGAAACAGGTTGAAGAATATCATAAAAGAATGGATTCAACAAAAATTCCAAGTAAAAGctcaaatgttttaaaaaagcGACCAAAATTTGTTAAACAGGAAGGTATGTTAGATTTTTTAAGAGAACCAGGAAATACAGAACAAGAACTTCGTGATTATCAGTTAGAAGGTGTTAATTGGATGCTTCATGCATGGTGTAAAGGAAATTCTTGTATACTTGCAGATGAAATGGGATTAGGTAAAACTATACAAACAATAAGTTTTACATCTGTTCTTTTTCATGTACATCAACTATATGgaccatttttatttattgtaccATTATCAACTATGGGAGCCTGGTACGATTCTTTTATTCATTGGGGTCATGATATGAATGTAGTTACATATATGGGTGATGTTACTTCAAGAGAAATAATTAGACAATATGAATTATTTGTACCTggaacaaaaaaattacgTGTAAATGGTGTTCTTACAACATAtgaaatattgttaaaagataaaagttTTCTTTCTACATTTCAATGGGCATTACTTGCTGTTGATGAAGCACATcgtttaaaaaatgatgaaagTTTATTGTATAcatgtttaaataatttttctacaaATCATAGATTATTAATAACAGGTACACCTTTacaaaattcattaaaagaattatggTCACTACTTCATTTTATATCAccaaatgatttttattcttGGCCTGATTTTGAAACAGCTCACAAAAATGTTGATCATCAAGGTATATCTagtttacataaaaaattgGAACCATATTTATTAAGAAGAGTTAAAAAGGATGTAGAAAAATCAATACCTCTTAAAGTAGAACAAATTTTACGTGTTGAAATGACACGATcacaaaaacaattttataaatggatattaacaaaaaattataaagaattaAGTAAAGGTGTAAAGGGAAGTTTTAGTGgatttgtaaatttaatgatggaacttaaaaaatgttgtaaTCATTCTAGTTTAGTTAAAGATTATgattatattgaaaatgatCCTAAATTAAGACTtcaacaattattaaaatgttcaGGAAAGTTAATTCTTCTTGATAAACTTTTGTGTAGATTAAAGGAAACAGGAAGTAgagtattaattttttctcaAATGGTTATGATGTTAGATATATTacaagaatatttaaaactacGTAGGTTTCAATGTCAACGTCTTGATGGTTCAATGAGATCAGATTTACGAAAACAAGCATTAGATCATTTTAATGCTCCAGGATCTACTGATTTTTGTTTTCTTCTTTCAACAAGAGCTGGTGGTTTAGGAATAAATCTTGCAACAGCTAATactgttattatttttgatagtGATTGGAATCCACAAAATGATCTACAGGCAATGTGTAGAGCACATCGTATTGGACAAAAAAAACaagttaatatttatagattAGTTTCAAAAGGTACTGTAGAGGAAGAGATTGTTGAAAGAGCTAAACAAAAATTAGTGTTGGATCATTTAGTTATCCAAAGAATGGATACTACGGGTAAGACAATTTTGTCAAAAAATGCTGTATCTGGTTCAAATAAGAGTATTccttttgataaaaatgaattaaatgctattttaaaatttggagcagcagaattatttaaagaagaAAATGAAGATGGTGAGGAACCAGAAGTAGATATTGATACAATTTTACAAGGTGCTGAAACAAGATTATGTGAACAAGAAGCAAAAgataatgatttattaagTGCTTTCAAATATGCAAATTTTGCCATTGATGAAGAAAAAGATCTTGCTTTAGTTAATGAACAAAGTCTTGATTTTAAAGATTGGAGTGAAATTATTCCTGAAGCAGATAGAAAAGCAATTGAAGCTGAAGAACATAAAGAAAATGTAATTTCAGGTGTTAGacaaagaataaaaatacatgatacaaaatttttcctTGATGAtggtgataaaaaaaaatattcctcAGATTCTGAAAGTGATGATGATAGAAAAcgtaaaaactttaaaaaaccTAAAGTTCTATTAGGATTTACAGAAGCAGaggttaaaaaatttgttaaaagttTAAGAAAATTTGGAAGACCACTTGAAAGAATATCTGGGATAGCTGAAGATGCTGAATTAGAAGATCACAGTCAAATTGAGATAACTGAGCTTGCTAAAGAAATCTTACGTTTGTGTAATGAAATAACAATGAATCATTCAAAATCTTCTTCAGATAATGGATCTTCacttaaaaagaaaaatgataagGAGGTACTAAAAATTGCAAATCTTGAAATTCCAGTTAGACCATTACTTAAATCTCTTGCTGATCTTGAAATTCTTCATGTTGCTATTAATCATCATTTATCTTTAGGTGGTATATTTgaagaatttaaaatatgtggaaaattaaaatcaCAGGTTAGTTGGGATGTTCCATGGAATCATTCTGACGATAATGCTTTAATACGAGGTGTATATAAACATGGAATGGGTAATTGGGATGCTATTAAAATGGATCCTGATCTTGGGTTAactgaaaaaatttatttaaaagataaaattaaaaaacctCAACCAAAGCATTTACATGCGCGTGCTGAAgcaattttaaaacatattaatagggttgataatgaaaaaacaCATCACAAAAAAGTTGTAAATTCAACTTCAACATCTGGTAGtacaaattttaatcaaaaaattaaaaaacatggTAATCACGATGAAAGTAAAAGTTCTAAACATACTAAACATGAAAAACATCATGATCAAAAAgcatatttaaaatcatcAAAAAATATGGCTATTAAGTATGAATtagataatgataaatattcacatgatttaattgataaaaaaggAAAAGCTTTCACAAAATGTGTTGAAATTTTGAAACCCGTTAgcaaatatataacaaaattattaaaatcaaaagaTGATGAGGAAGATAAAGGTTTAAAATATCTCCTGAAATTAGGTGATCATATAACGGGtgcaataaaaaattttgaagaatcaaaaaaaagtcaAGAATATATTGAGAAATGGTTTAATTATTTGTGGATCTTTTTATCCTCATTTATACCAGGTTCTGATTCTTCATCActttatctaaaatatttatcactTTCTTCAAATTCAGTAATCTCAGGTCATCATAAAGCATCTCATCATCATTATCATAGTCATGATAAAGACAAAAAAGATCATGATAATTCACTTGGAAGCAAACGACCACATTCTAAAGtcatttattacaaaaaaaaaaactga